The sequence GATCCCATCGCCGCCCTCCTGGTGGACCGCGATGGCGACCATCTGGTGACGTTCAACAACGAAGCTGCCCGGATTGCTGCCGAAGAGCTGCCAGCCGGTGTCAACCTGCACACCGTCCCCTGGTACGGGGACCTGCACCAGGCTGCGGCCGCCGTCGGCAGTTCCACCGCTCCACCGCTGGCGGAGGCGGACGCTGCCGTACAACTGCGCGCCGCCCGGCAGCAGCTCCTCCCCGCGGAGAGCGCCCGCTACTCCCATCTGGGCGCGGAGCTGGCAGGCATCATGACGGACGTCCTGTCCGCCGCCCGGCCGGACACCACGGAATTCGAACTCGCTTCAGCGCTTGCCGGGCGCGTGGTGGCGGCCGGCGCGGAGCCCCTGGTACTCCTCTGCAACGGCAGCTCCCGCAGCACCTTCCGCCACCCGCTGGCAACGCATTCCCCTCTCGGCAGGCGTGCCATGGCGGTGGCCTGCGCCCGCCGCGACGGCCTCATTGCCAACATCACCCGCTGGATCAGGTTCGACGACGGCACCCCGGAAGAGCGCGACGCCGAGGCCCGCATCGCGGCAGTTGAGGCAGAAATTTTCGGCGCCACGGTTCCCGGCGCACGGCTGGACAGGATCTTCGCCGGTATCCAGGCCGCCTACGTCCGCCATGGTTTCGGGGCGGACCAATGGGAGCAGCACCATCAGGGCGGCGCTGCCGGTTACGCGGGCCGGGACCCCCGGGCGACGTCCGCCGCGACGGACACGGTGGTCCTGAACCAGGCGTTCACCTGGAACCCGTCGGGTCCCGGCGTCAAGATCGAGGATACGGTGCAGCTCACGGCGTCCGGACTGCAGGTCCTTACCGTGGACCCCCGCTGGCCGGTGGCCACCGTGAACGGGCTGGACCGGCCGGTGACGCTGCAGCTGTAACAAAGGTCTCGACGCGCAAATTCACTGTCGACCCGCGCGTACCC comes from Pseudarthrobacter sp. NIBRBAC000502770 and encodes:
- a CDS encoding Xaa-Pro peptidase family protein, with the protein product MSQTTTTAALRREPRVAPGAPADRAIKRRRVLDILDAAGRDSLLLTTNTALSWYLDGSRVHISLAGDPIAALLVDRDGDHLVTFNNEAARIAAEELPAGVNLHTVPWYGDLHQAAAAVGSSTAPPLAEADAAVQLRAARQQLLPAESARYSHLGAELAGIMTDVLSAARPDTTEFELASALAGRVVAAGAEPLVLLCNGSSRSTFRHPLATHSPLGRRAMAVACARRDGLIANITRWIRFDDGTPEERDAEARIAAVEAEIFGATVPGARLDRIFAGIQAAYVRHGFGADQWEQHHQGGAAGYAGRDPRATSAATDTVVLNQAFTWNPSGPGVKIEDTVQLTASGLQVLTVDPRWPVATVNGLDRPVTLQL